The DNA sequence ACTGATAGGGCAGCTTGTCGCCGTCGCGGCCGTTATCATCGGCATAATAGCGCGGCAGGTCGCGGAAAATTCCCCGGCGAATCCTGACACCTTCGGAGGTGACCTGGATTGTTTCCGACACACGGATATCGCCATCCCGCTCGACCTTGATCGCCACGTCGAAGCTGTCGATCTTCTCTTCGGCACGGCCGCCCGCAGCGATCAGGCCCGCAACCAGCAAAAGGGTCAGGATACGGAAGATCACGATGCGCCCCCAAGGTCGACTTCCGGCAAGGCTCGGCTCGCCATGTCGACTTCGAAATAGGCCCGCTCGCGAAATCCGAATGCCCCGGCCAGCAGATTGGCGGGAAAGCTCTGCACGCTCGTGTTCAGCTCCCTCACCGCGCCATTGTAGAAGCGGCGCGCCATTTCGATCTTGCCTTCGGTTTCGGAGAGTTCCTTCTGCAGTTCCAGGAAGTTGCCGCTCGCCTTCATGTCGGGATAGTCTTCTGCCACCGCCATCAGACGCGCCACCGGCCGCGACAGTGCGCTCTCGGCTGCGCTCCGGCTGGCAAGGTCGTCCCCGGCCGCCAGCGCCCTGGCCCGTTTCTCGGTCACATCCTCGAACAATTCGCGTTCATGGGCGGCATAGGCCTTCACCGTGTTCACCAGTTGTGGGATCAGATCTGCCCGGCGCTTGAGCTGGACGTCTATGTCGGACCAGCCATTGTTCGCCATCTGGGACCGGCTGACGAGCCGGTTGTAGATCAGCACGCCAAAAACGATCAGGATGGCCACGAGGCCAATCAGGAAATAGGTCAGCACAGTCGAGGTCCCTCCCGGTAGACCTCCTATCCTTATCCGCCCTTCCGGGCCCTGTTAAGGCTGTAACCTGCCCCAGCGTGCCCGCCAGTCATCGCGTGTCATTTCCCAGACGAGCGACCGGCGGTGTGTGCCGTCCGGACGGACACTTTCGATCTCGCCCCTGCGCGCAAAGCCCATGCCGTCAAGCATGCGCTGTGTCGGCACATTCGACAGGCTGGCGGTCTCACACAGCAGATCCAGGTCCAGCGCCTCGAACATCCAGTCGAAACTGGCCACGGCGCCGCGGGTTCCCTGTCCTTTCGCGTGCTGCGACGGATGCAACGCCCCTCCCAGCTCGCCGGCGGCCCATTGCGGCCAGACCTGTACATCACTGTAGCCCATGATCCGGCCATCCTGATCCTCGCGCACAAAGAGGAGACCCGTGCCCGCGCGGCGTTCCGCCAGGTGCTGGTCGATGAAGGCTTCGACGCTGGCCAATGTCAAAGGCCGCGGAAGGGTATAGATCGGCGCGTGAACGGCCGGGTCCGACAATAGCGCGAACAGGCCGCTGGCGTCGTCCGGCCGGGCGAGGCGCGATGCATCATCGTCCGCGCCGAGCCGCTCGGCCCGTCGCACATGGCCACGTATGCGCTCTGCCCGGTCCGGTGGAACGTCCTGCCGCGTGAGGGGAATGCCATCAGCCATAAAGGTGATTGGGACACAGGCAGGCGCTGCCCGCAAGCTGTCACCCGGCGGCACATGTCCGGGTGGCGGCAATACGCGCATTGACCGGGACGGCGGCTGAGGCCAGATGCGCGCATGACGGAAACCGCCCCCGATATGCCCCGGCACGGCAGCAATGCCTTCATGTTCGTGATCATCACGGTCGCGATCGACATGCTTGCCTTCGGTCTGATCATTCCGGTCATTCCGACGCTTGTGCAGGAGTTGGGGCACATCACACCGGAACAGGCCACGCTGTACATTGGCGGACTGGGCGCAACATATGCAGTGATGAACTTCCTATTCGGCCCGGTACTTGGATCGCTGTCGGACCGGTTCGGACGGCGTCCTGTCCTGCTTGCATCGATCGCGACGCTGGGGCTGGACTTCCTCATCATGGGGTTTGCCGGATCGATCTGGCTGTTGTTCCTCGGGCGGGCCCTGTCGGGCATTTCCGGCGCGACCTATTCGACCGCCAACGCCTACATCGCCGATGTGACCGAGCCGGAAACACGCGGCAAGGCCTTTGGCATGGTCGGCGCGGCCTTCGGTTTCGGTTTTGTCTTGGGCCCCGTGCTGGGCGGGTTCCTGGGAGATTTCGACGCGCGCGCCCCCTTCTTCGCGGCGGCCGTGCTGGCACTGCTCAACTTCGTCTATGGCATCTTTGTGCTGCCGGAATCGCTGGCCCCGGAGGATCGTCGCCCGTTCGACCTGCGCAGGGCCAATCCTTTCGGCGCGGCAAAGCACTTCTCCAAATTGCCGCAAGTGTCCTGGTTCCTGGCTGCGGCAGGCATCTTCTTCCTGGCACATACCGTGTTCCCGGCGACCTGGTCGGTACATGGCGAGATCCGGTATGACTGGACGCCGAAGGATATCGGCCTTTCGCTGGGCCTTGTCGGCGTCGGCGCCGCCGTGGTGCAGGCCGGGTTGATGGGGATGGCCCTGGACCGGTTCGGCACGCTGCGCACGGCGGCCTATGGCATCATCATCAATGCCATCGCGCTGTTCCTGTATGCTTTCGCGGATGCCGGGTGGATGGTGTTCTTGATCATCCCGTTCGGCGCTCTTGGCGGCGTGGCCAGCCCTGCCATGAACTCGCTGATGTCGTCGGTCACCCCGCGCAATGCGCAAGGCGAGTTGCAGGGCGCCTCGGCCAGCCTCAATTCCTTCGCGATGATTTTCGGCCCGCTTCTGATGTCTGGCGCACTGTATTACTTCACGGAGCAAGCCTCTCCGGTCCACTTCCCGGGCGCGGCCTTCCTGCTCGCCGCCGTGCTGACGGCACTGGCCATCGTGCCCTTCCTGCGGGGCGTGCAGGCCAACAAGGCGGCACTGCCGGCCGCAGAATGAAGCCGGCCCGGGCGGTCCCGAACCAGCTTCAATCCAGGTCTGCCTCGGGCAGTCTAGCCTTTCGGCTTCATCAGCAGGCCGGCCAGTACGCCGACAATGCCACCCCCGACACCGCCTTCAAGCAGCGAATTGACAATGTTCATCAAGGATGTGGCGCTGGCGGCAGGATCGCCCAGAACCTGAATGCTCGCTGCATCCAGTCCGAAATGGGCCCCGATGCCGCCGACGATCCCTCCGAGCAGGCCGCCTGTCCCGCCACCGCCGCCAAGCCGTGACACCAGCGGACCGATCACGAGTCCTCCGATCGCGCTCAGAATGAGCGGAAGAATACTTTCCATATTTTGCCCTCCCTTAGGCGTTTCGGGGGGCTCTTTCGGCCCCTCCATAACCGAGACAATCCGGTTTCGGCGGGCAGGTCCAGAACATTTACCATCGGGGAAGGTGTTGCGCTCGACCGGAACGACGGGCAAACAGCGCCGGAATGACTGACTTGCGCCCTGCCCTGTTCCTGGATCGAGACGGTGTGATCAACGTCGACAAAGGCTATGTCAGCCGTGTTGAGGATTTCGAGTGGATCGACGGCGCCGCAGAGACCATCGCAGCCTTCAATTCACGCGGGTGGTATGTCTTCATCGTCACCAATCAGTCCGGCATCGCCCGCAACTACTACAGCGAAGCCGATATGCACACTTTGCATGAGTGGATGCAATCCGAACTGAAGACTCGCGGCGCACACATAGATCGAATTTACCATTGCCCCTTCCATGATGAGGGAGAAAACCCCGCTTATCGAAAGGCAAGCTTTGACCGGAAGCCGAGCCCTGGAATGCTTTTGCAGGCAATGTCGGACTTTCCGGTAAAGCGTGAGCAGAGCTTTCTGATCGGCGACAAGGAAACCGACATCTCAGCCGCCCAAGCGGCCGGTATCGCCGGATTCCTTTTCCGTGGCGGGAATCTCGCGGAATTCGCCGAATGGACTCTTGCCAGCTTTGAAGATGGCAATCGCGGTTAGGCAGTCGGCGCCTTGCCGCCAGGAATTCGCAGTACCTGTCCGGGATAGATCAGGTCCGGGTCTTTCAGCATCGGCTTGTTTGCCTCGAAGATGTCGGGATATTTCATTGCATTGCCCAGATAGGTTCGTGCAATGGCAGACAAGGTATCACCTTTCTGCACCGTATG is a window from the Hyphomonas sp. genome containing:
- a CDS encoding LemA family protein is translated as MLTYFLIGLVAILIVFGVLIYNRLVSRSQMANNGWSDIDVQLKRRADLIPQLVNTVKAYAAHERELFEDVTEKRARALAAGDDLASRSAAESALSRPVARLMAVAEDYPDMKASGNFLELQKELSETEGKIEMARRFYNGAVRELNTSVQSFPANLLAGAFGFRERAYFEVDMASRALPEVDLGGAS
- a CDS encoding GNAT family N-acetyltransferase, which encodes MADGIPLTRQDVPPDRAERIRGHVRRAERLGADDDASRLARPDDASGLFALLSDPAVHAPIYTLPRPLTLASVEAFIDQHLAERRAGTGLLFVREDQDGRIMGYSDVQVWPQWAAGELGGALHPSQHAKGQGTRGAVASFDWMFEALDLDLLCETASLSNVPTQRMLDGMGFARRGEIESVRPDGTHRRSLVWEMTRDDWRARWGRLQP
- a CDS encoding TCR/Tet family MFS transporter; translation: MTETAPDMPRHGSNAFMFVIITVAIDMLAFGLIIPVIPTLVQELGHITPEQATLYIGGLGATYAVMNFLFGPVLGSLSDRFGRRPVLLASIATLGLDFLIMGFAGSIWLLFLGRALSGISGATYSTANAYIADVTEPETRGKAFGMVGAAFGFGFVLGPVLGGFLGDFDARAPFFAAAVLALLNFVYGIFVLPESLAPEDRRPFDLRRANPFGAAKHFSKLPQVSWFLAAAGIFFLAHTVFPATWSVHGEIRYDWTPKDIGLSLGLVGVGAAVVQAGLMGMALDRFGTLRTAAYGIIINAIALFLYAFADAGWMVFLIIPFGALGGVASPAMNSLMSSVTPRNAQGELQGASASLNSFAMIFGPLLMSGALYYFTEQASPVHFPGAAFLLAAVLTALAIVPFLRGVQANKAALPAAE
- a CDS encoding HAD family hydrolase; translation: MTDLRPALFLDRDGVINVDKGYVSRVEDFEWIDGAAETIAAFNSRGWYVFIVTNQSGIARNYYSEADMHTLHEWMQSELKTRGAHIDRIYHCPFHDEGENPAYRKASFDRKPSPGMLLQAMSDFPVKREQSFLIGDKETDISAAQAAGIAGFLFRGGNLAEFAEWTLASFEDGNRG